The window TCTGTCAGCGATGACCGATTCGGCATAGTCGGTCGCAGATGCCAATCGTCCTGCCTCCCTGGCTTCGATCTCGTTGCGAAGAAGGGTTCCCTGGCAATAAGCAACGGCCGGAACGCGCGGCGAGGATGCCCGGCTCTGCTCGACTCGGGTATCGATTGTCACATCGGAAAACCCTGCGGCCTCGAGATCGCTGCGGATCAGTGCCTTGTCGTGGTAGCCATGCGGCGTGCGCGCCAGGAAGCGCGGCGGATCGTGCGGAAAAATCCTCGCCAGAGCATTCGTCACGTCATCCGCGAATATATTCTCCTCGATGCGATCCCATACGCTAAGCAGGAAATGCCCGCCGGGCTTCAGGACCCGCTTTGCCTCGCGATAGGCGGCGGGACGGTCGGGAAAGAACATTGCGCCAAACTGGCAGCAGACGAGATCGAAGGCCGCATCTTCGAATGGCAACTTCAGGGCATCAGCCTGACGCCATGCGATGCGGCTATCTGAGCCCTGGCGCGAAGCCGCATAGTCGAGCATCGGCTGGTTGAGGTCGGTCACGGTGTAGCTGGCGCCGGGGGCGAGCTTTGGCGCCAGCGCTCGGGTGACGACCCCCGTGCCCGCGGCGGTTTCCAAAATGGCGCCGGGCGAGAAGGACGCTGCCCGCGATGCGAGATCCGCGGCATATGGCTCGAAAATCAACGGCACCATATGGCGATCGTAATTTTCCGGGATCGACCCGGCAAACACCTTGTCCGCTTCCAGCATGGCTAGCACCCGCCGTCCGTTTGATGGGAAAGGAGACTAGCACACACTTGTATGTCCTGGCTGGTTTTCGCAGGAGAGGCGGTCAACGGCACAGGCGCGTCAGTGGGTCAACGCTAGTTCAGCGCCGCCGTCGGTCGCAGAAAGCCGACCTTGGCGCCGATCCGGCTTTCGACCGGCGGATGTGCAAGTTCGATTAGCTTTGCAGCCAAGGCTTCATCCGCTGCCAACAGCTTGGCCAGCACCGCGGCGATCATCACCTCGGCGGCGCGGCCGGCGCCGTCGTCACATTTCAGCGCGATGCCGAATCCAAGTTCAGGAACAGCGGCGCAATAGACCCCTTCGGCGCCGGTCTTGACGAAGATGCGGCCGGGGCCGGCCTTCGTCAGCGCGACGTCCGCCTTGCCGGTGCCGGCGACCAGGAAGGGCTCGGCCATACAGGCCGAAAGCAGCCGTTTCGCCGCCTTGGCTCGCTCCGGCGCGAAGCCACGGCCCGTCGCCATGCGGGCAAAGCCCAGCGCAAAGCTTTTCAGCGGAACAGCATAGGTCGGGATCGAGCAGCCATCGGTGCCGCAATGGTCGACATTATGGGCCGCACCGGTCACGGACTGCATGGCGTCGCGCACCATCTCCTGCAAGGCATGCCCTGCCCTAACGTAACCCCGATGCGCGATGCCGGCGTGCACGCAGGTGCAGAGGAAACCCGAATGCTTGCCTGAGCAGTTGTTGTGCAACGCATTCGGTGTGCCGCCGGCGCGGGCGAGCGCGATGGTGGCGCCATGGCTCGA is drawn from Mesorhizobium sp. B1-1-8 and contains these coding sequences:
- a CDS encoding class I SAM-dependent methyltransferase, which gives rise to MLEADKVFAGSIPENYDRHMVPLIFEPYAADLASRAASFSPGAILETAAGTGVVTRALAPKLAPGASYTVTDLNQPMLDYAASRQGSDSRIAWRQADALKLPFEDAAFDLVCCQFGAMFFPDRPAAYREAKRVLKPGGHFLLSVWDRIEENIFADDVTNALARIFPHDPPRFLARTPHGYHDKALIRSDLEAAGFSDVTIDTRVEQSRASSPRVPAVAYCQGTLLRNEIEAREAGRLASATDYAESVIADRHGRGEIAAKIQAHIIVAVA
- a CDS encoding asparaginase — protein: MTNPVLVEVLRGAVVESAHRGAVSVFDADGRPVWEIGDTARPVFPRSAVKAIQALPLVESGAADAYGFGNRELALACASHSGEPAHVELAQAMLAKAGLDKTALECGAHWPSSHGATIALARAGGTPNALHNNCSGKHSGFLCTCVHAGIAHRGYVRAGHALQEMVRDAMQSVTGAAHNVDHCGTDGCSIPTYAVPLKSFALGFARMATGRGFAPERAKAAKRLLSACMAEPFLVAGTGKADVALTKAGPGRIFVKTGAEGVYCAAVPELGFGIALKCDDGAGRAAEVMIAAVLAKLLAADEALAAKLIELAHPPVESRIGAKVGFLRPTAALN